From the genome of Pseudalkalibacillus hwajinpoensis, one region includes:
- the yvfG gene encoding protein YvfG → MEPFSTPFFEENFRQYIQKNRDVFSKLEAMNSYYRSVVSSMIYDNLNKNSEIVRRIRNLDSAYKTIKQENTDA, encoded by the coding sequence ATGGAACCATTCTCAACACCATTTTTCGAAGAAAATTTTCGCCAATACATACAAAAGAATCGTGATGTATTTTCAAAATTAGAAGCAATGAATAGCTATTATCGTTCAGTTGTTTCGTCAATGATCTATGACAACCTTAACAAAAACTCAGAAATAGTTCGTCGCATTCGCAACCTTGATTCAGCTTACAAAACGATTAAACAAGAAAATACAGACGCATAA